In Kutzneria kofuensis, the DNA window AGGAGTAGGCAGAAGGCAGGCGGAGGAGATGGCCAACCCTTTCGTGAAGGCTTGGAAGTACCTGATGGCGGCGTTCTCCGCCAAGATTGACGAGAACGCCGATCCGAAGGTGCAGATCCAACAGGCCATCGAGGAGGCCCAGAAGCAGCACCAGGCGCTGTCCCAGCAGGCCGCGGCCGTGATCGGCAACCAGCGGCAGCTGGAGATGAAGCTGAACCGGCAGCTCGGCGAGGTGGAGAAGCTCCAGGCGTCGGCGCGGCAGTCGCTCGTGCTCGCCGACGAGTCCCGGGCCAAGGGCGACGAGGCCAAGGCGCAGCAGTTCGAGCAGGCGGCGCAGTCCTTCGCGACCCAGCTGGTGACCGCCGAGCAGAACATCGAGGACCTCAAGACCCTGCACGACCAGGCCCTGCAGGCCGCGGCGCAGGCCAAGGGGGCCGTCGAGCGCAACGCGATGATGCTGCAGCAGAAGCTCGCGGAGCGCACCAAGCTCCTCAGCCAGCTGGAGCAGGCCAAGATGCAGGAGCAGGTGGCCCGCTCGCTCAACCAGATGAGCGAGCTCGCCGCGCCCGGCAACGTGCCGTCGCTGGAGGAGGTCCGCGACAAGATCGAGAAGCGGTACTCCACCGCACTCGGCTCGGCGGAGCTGGCCAGCAACTCGGTGCAGGGCCGCATGCTCGAGGTGCAGGCGTCGACCACGGAGATGGCCGGCAACGCGCGGCTGGAGCAGATTCGCGCCTCGCTGCGCGGCGGCTCGGTGGCCGGGGAGGTCACCGGCGGGGCGCCGGCGTCGGCCCCGGCCGTCAACCAGTCCAGCATCCAGCAGGAGATCGCGGCGCGGGTGCAGCAGGAGAAGCAGCAGTCCTGAGCCGGTGACGGGGGAGCAGAGCGATGGTGGCCGGACCGCGTAGGCGGGACCTGGGCGAGCTGATCAGGCTCGGCCAGTCCGTCGGCGAACAGTTGCGCGGTCCGGTTGCCGACACCGTCCGGACCAAGGTGCACGGTTGGCGTGACCCCCGCGCCAAGCTGCTGCGCCGCCGTCGGCGGGCCAAGCGCTCCACGGCGGCGTGGTCCGGCGCCACCGCGCTCGGCGGCGTCTGGGTCGGCATCGACGCCGCGCATGCCGAGCTGTTCTCCACGGTCGGCGGCTTCACGTCCATGATCGTGACCGCCCTGTTCCTCTACTGCACGTCCGGTTCCGTGCGGAAGCTGGTCACGCTGCAGCGTCAGCCGCTGCCGCCCGCGGTCCCGCCGCCGGTGCGGCTGCCACCGGCCGGTTCGGCCGCCCGCGAGCCGATGCGCCGGCTGGCCGAGGCCGAAGCCAGCCTCGCGGAGTTGTTGGTCCAGCTCGGCACGCCGCGACCCGGCGGACTCGCCCCGCTGCCGGCGGAGTCGCTGGCCCACGCCCAGGAGTCGGCCACCGAGGCCGCCACCGCGCTGCGCGCGGTCGCCGCCCAGCTGGCCGCCGTCGAGCGGGCCCGCACCATCGCGCCGGCATCCCAGCGTGGGCCGCTCGACCAGGGCATCACCGACCTGCGCCGCCGCCTCGACGAGGGCCTCGACGGCTATCTCGCACTGATCGGCACCGCCGGGCAGGCGGTCATCGCCAGCAGCCCCGTCTCGCCCAACGAGGCGCTGCTCGACGCCAGCGACCGGCTCTCCGGCCTGGCCTCGGCCCTGCGCGAGTTGTCCGGCCCGGACGACTACCGCTGATCGATTCGCCCACCTCGATCCCGCAGGTCCGCCTCGGTGCCGCCGCAGCCCGGCGTCGGCGGGCCCGCCCCGTCGTCCCCGTTCGCGGCGACCGCCCGTGCAGCCCGGTTGGCTCCGCTGTTCGGTGCCGGACCATTGCGCCGGCCGGGCGGACCTCGCGCCACTCTCTCGTGAGCTGTGACTCTAAGTGACGGATATGGCAGCACATTGTGCGGGGCGGTGGAGATTCTTCAGGCAAATGTGTGATTATCAGTTTGTTATCTAGCCGAGACCGCTACCGGCCGTGGCAGGATCGGGCGAGGCAGTGCAGCCGGACCCACGGGGAGGTCTGACGTGGCGTTGTGGACCGTGCACGGCGACGGTCGCCGCGTGACGGACGGCGAGGTGGTGGCCCCCGATGAGCGGCTCAGCTGGCCGCTGACCGTCGGGTTCGGCCTCCAGCACGTCGCCGCCATGTTCGGCGCCACCGTGCTCGTCCCCGCCAGCACCGGCTTCCCGGTCTCCACCACACTGCTGTTCTCCGGCGTCGGCACGCTGCTGTTCCTCGTCGTCACCCGCAACCGGGTGCCCAGCTACCTCGGCTCCTCGTTCGCGTTCATCTCGCCGCTGACCGCCTCCCGGCTGGAGGGCCTGCCCGCGCAGCTCGGCGGCGTCCTCGCCACCGGCGTGCTGCTGGTGTTCGTCGGCATCGCCGTGAAGGCGCTGGGCGTGCGGCTGCTGGAGTCGCTGATGCCGCCGGTGGTCACCGGCGCCGTGGTGATGCTGATCGGGCTGAACCTCGCCCCGTCGGCCACGCGCAACTTCCAGGACCAGCCCGGCCTCGCCGTCTTCACGCTCGCCGTGATCCTGCTGTGCGGGGTGCTCGGGCGCGGCCTGTTCTCCCGGGCGTCGGTGTTGATCGGCATCCTCGCCGGCTGGGTGGCCGCGGCGCTGACCGGCGGGCTGAGCGCGGCCCGGCTGGACGACGTCGCCAACGCCGCCTGGTTCGGCTTCCCCCAGCTGACCGGGCCGGAGCTGCGGCCCAACGTGGTGCTCGCCGTGCTGCCGGTGGTCGTGGTGCTGGTCGCGGAGAACGTCGGGCACGTCAAGGCGGTCGCCTCGGTGACCGGACGCAACCTGGACGGCAGCGTCGGCGACGCGCTGATCGCCAACGGGCTGTCCACCGCGCTCGCCGGCATCGGCGGCGGCTCCGGCACGACCACGTACGCGGAGAACATCGGCGTGATGACGGCGACGAAGGTCTACTCGACCGCCGCCTACGCCGTCGCCGGGGTGTGTGCTATCGGGCTGTCTTTTTGCCCGAAATTCGGCACATTGCTCAACACGATGCCGACCGGTGTGCTGGGCGGCGCGATGGTTCTGCTCTACGGCCTGATCGCGTTGGTCGGCGTTCGGATCTGGCTGGACAATCGAGTCGATCTTCTCAACCCGGTTAACCTGATGGTCGCGGCGGCCGCGCTGGTGGCCGGCGTCGGCAACCTCACCGTCCCGATCGGCGGCGTCGCGCTCGGCGGCATCGCCTGGGGCTCCCTGCTCATCGTGGTGGGACACCCGTTGCTCCGAACGCTGAAGGCCGCGCGCGGCTGACGTCAATCGGTTCTGTTAAAACCGCCGATCACATTGAAAATCTCCCTGTTTCCTCAGCTTCTCCTCAGGGTTAGCCTTCCTGGCACCCGGTGCGGTGGGCTGCGGGACCCGATTGCCGCGCGGGGGCTGAAATCCGTCCCGTGACTTTTTGTCGCGGGGACTTCAGAAGGGGCGAATTTCGTGCGAAGAACTCCAGCGATGCTGCTTGCGCTGGCGATGGCCGGGGCCGGTATGACCGGCCTGGTGCCGTCCGCCGCCGCGGCGGGCCAGTCCGTGATTCCGGACTCGCACCCGCGGTGGGCCAGCCCGAACGCCAAGGTCGGCAACGCCGACGCGGCGAGCAAGCTGACCTTCCGGGTGTACCTGAAGCTGGCCGACCAGGCCGGGCTCGAGGCCGCGGCCACCGCCGTGTCCGACCCGACCAGCCCGTCCTACCGCAAGTTCCTCAGCACCGACCAGGTGCGGACCCGGTTCGCGCCGACCGCCGGTGCGGTCTCCGCGGTGCGCAACTGGCTGACCTCGGCCGGCTTCGCCGCCGGCGAGGTGCCCGCCAACAACGCCTACGTCGAGGCCACCGGCACGGTCGACCAGGTGCAGAAGGCGTTCGGCGTCACCCTGGGCGAGTACCGGGTGCAGGGCAAGACGCTGCGGTCCCAGGACCGCGCGCTGTCGGTCCCGGCCGCCGTCGCGTCGTACGTCTCCGGCGTGATCAACATCGATCAGGCCACGGCGCTGCTCAAGCCGTCCCACGTGGGCGCGGCCGGCGACGCCACGCCCGACGCGGTGCAGCCCAAGGCCAAGACGAGCCAGCCCGCGGTGGCCCCGCCGCCGGCGGCCTTCGTCAACGCTCGGCCCTGCTCGGACTACTACGGCCAGCAGGTCGACACCACCGACCCGGCCTACGCCGGCAAGCAGCTGCCGTACGCGGTCTGCGGCTACACGCCGCCCCAGCTGCGCGCCGCCTCCCAGCTCGACATCGCCGGCCGCTTCGGCCTCGACGGCCACGGCGTCACCGTCGCCATCGTCGACGCGTTCGCCTCGCCGACGCTGTACGCGGACGCCGCCGAGTACGCCAAGCGGCACGACCCGGCGCACCCGCTGACCAGGTCCCAGTACAGCGAGATCGTGTTCCCGCCGACGCCGGGCTCCGAGGACCCCGACCAGTGCGACGCCTCCGGCTGGTACGGCGAGCAGAGCCTGGACGTCGAGGCCGTGCACGCCATGGCCCCCGGCGCGAAGATCCTCTACGTCGGCGGCGCCGACTGCTCGGACGAGGGCCTGGACAAGGCGCTGAACACGATCGTGTCGAAGAACCTGGCGCAGATCGTCTCCAACTCGTACGGCAACAACGGCGAGGACGTCCCCGCCGACGAGGTGCAGGCGTTCCAGTCCATCGCCATCCAGGCGGCGGCCGAGGGCATCGGCGTGTACTTCTCCTCCGGTGACGACGGCGACGAGAGCCACGACCTGGGCCACCCGTCGGCGGACTTCTCCGCGACCAGCCCGTGGGTGACCGCGGTCGGCGGCACCAGCCTCGGCATCGGCAAGGACGGCCGCAAGGTGCTGGAGACCGGGTGGGCCACCGGCAAGTCCACGCTGACCAACGGCGCGTGGAACCCGCCGGCGCCGGGCGCCTGGCTGTACGGCTCGGGCGGCGGCACCTCCGTGCTGTTCCCGGAGCCCAACTACCAGAAGGGCGTCGTGCCGGACGCGCTGGCCAAGCAGAACCAGACCGGCAACAACCGCGGCCGCGTCGTGCCGGACATCTCGATGGACGGCGACCCGACCACCGGCATGCTGATCGGCATCACGCAGACCTGGCCCGACGGCAGCGTCAAGTACGGCGAGTACCGCATCGGCGGCACCAGCCTCGCGTCGCCGCTGATGGCCGGCCTGATGGCCGTCGCCGACCAGTTCGGCGGCCGGCACGGGTTCATCAACCCGTGGCTGTACAAGGCCCTGTCGCACACCCCGGCGGTCACCGACGTCAAGCCGGTCGACGGCGGCTCGGTCCGTGTCGACTACGTCAACGGCATCGACGCCACCGACGGCTACGTGCGCAGCGTCCGGTCGTACAACGACCCGGACCAGACCATCCACACCACCCGCGGCTACGACAACGTCACCGGCCTCGGGACGCCCAACGGCCTGCTCTTCCTGGGCCTGATCTAGTTTCTCCGACCACGTGTGGCGCCTGCCCTCCTCTCCTGGGGCAGGCGCCACCCGTATGTCAACCC includes these proteins:
- a CDS encoding S53 family peptidase produces the protein MRRTPAMLLALAMAGAGMTGLVPSAAAAGQSVIPDSHPRWASPNAKVGNADAASKLTFRVYLKLADQAGLEAAATAVSDPTSPSYRKFLSTDQVRTRFAPTAGAVSAVRNWLTSAGFAAGEVPANNAYVEATGTVDQVQKAFGVTLGEYRVQGKTLRSQDRALSVPAAVASYVSGVINIDQATALLKPSHVGAAGDATPDAVQPKAKTSQPAVAPPPAAFVNARPCSDYYGQQVDTTDPAYAGKQLPYAVCGYTPPQLRAASQLDIAGRFGLDGHGVTVAIVDAFASPTLYADAAEYAKRHDPAHPLTRSQYSEIVFPPTPGSEDPDQCDASGWYGEQSLDVEAVHAMAPGAKILYVGGADCSDEGLDKALNTIVSKNLAQIVSNSYGNNGEDVPADEVQAFQSIAIQAAAEGIGVYFSSGDDGDESHDLGHPSADFSATSPWVTAVGGTSLGIGKDGRKVLETGWATGKSTLTNGAWNPPAPGAWLYGSGGGTSVLFPEPNYQKGVVPDALAKQNQTGNNRGRVVPDISMDGDPTTGMLIGITQTWPDGSVKYGEYRIGGTSLASPLMAGLMAVADQFGGRHGFINPWLYKALSHTPAVTDVKPVDGGSVRVDYVNGIDATDGYVRSVRSYNDPDQTIHTTRGYDNVTGLGTPNGLLFLGLI
- the pspM gene encoding phage shock envelope stress response protein PspM, which translates into the protein MVAGPRRRDLGELIRLGQSVGEQLRGPVADTVRTKVHGWRDPRAKLLRRRRRAKRSTAAWSGATALGGVWVGIDAAHAELFSTVGGFTSMIVTALFLYCTSGSVRKLVTLQRQPLPPAVPPPVRLPPAGSAAREPMRRLAEAEASLAELLVQLGTPRPGGLAPLPAESLAHAQESATEAATALRAVAAQLAAVERARTIAPASQRGPLDQGITDLRRRLDEGLDGYLALIGTAGQAVIASSPVSPNEALLDASDRLSGLASALRELSGPDDYR
- a CDS encoding uracil-xanthine permease family protein is translated as MALWTVHGDGRRVTDGEVVAPDERLSWPLTVGFGLQHVAAMFGATVLVPASTGFPVSTTLLFSGVGTLLFLVVTRNRVPSYLGSSFAFISPLTASRLEGLPAQLGGVLATGVLLVFVGIAVKALGVRLLESLMPPVVTGAVVMLIGLNLAPSATRNFQDQPGLAVFTLAVILLCGVLGRGLFSRASVLIGILAGWVAAALTGGLSAARLDDVANAAWFGFPQLTGPELRPNVVLAVLPVVVVLVAENVGHVKAVASVTGRNLDGSVGDALIANGLSTALAGIGGGSGTTTYAENIGVMTATKVYSTAAYAVAGVCAIGLSFCPKFGTLLNTMPTGVLGGAMVLLYGLIALVGVRIWLDNRVDLLNPVNLMVAAAALVAGVGNLTVPIGGVALGGIAWGSLLIVVGHPLLRTLKAARG
- a CDS encoding PspA/IM30 family protein, with the translated sequence MANPFVKAWKYLMAAFSAKIDENADPKVQIQQAIEEAQKQHQALSQQAAAVIGNQRQLEMKLNRQLGEVEKLQASARQSLVLADESRAKGDEAKAQQFEQAAQSFATQLVTAEQNIEDLKTLHDQALQAAAQAKGAVERNAMMLQQKLAERTKLLSQLEQAKMQEQVARSLNQMSELAAPGNVPSLEEVRDKIEKRYSTALGSAELASNSVQGRMLEVQASTTEMAGNARLEQIRASLRGGSVAGEVTGGAPASAPAVNQSSIQQEIAARVQQEKQQS